A window of Lytechinus variegatus isolate NC3 chromosome 15, Lvar_3.0, whole genome shotgun sequence contains these coding sequences:
- the LOC121428737 gene encoding homeobox protein goosecoid-like produces MNDSCDPMGHHGHHPGLDGDMYHQQVPQARTKRMRTSFKHHQLRTMKSYFAMNHNPDAKDLKQLAHKTGLTKRVLQVWFQNARAKYRRTTTKKDDEKSEKNASECGGDQASPSPQLDDQDNISITSSGGGGGSGSGSDPNADTLYDGDDDDQDKLLDDITTYSELKTASPAVADEVSTISSMPASARMLHGLHGQPISAPGNTHHGMGLMPHGFVEIFSNSA; encoded by the exons ATGAACGATTCCTGCGACCCAATGGGCCACCATGGGCACCACCCCGGCCTGGACGGCGACATGTACCATCAGCAGGTGCCGCAAGCGAGGACCAAGCGGATGAGAACCTCCTTCAAGCACCACCAGCTGAGAACCATGAAGTCCTACTTTGCCATGAACCACAATCCCGACGCGAAGGACCTGAAGCAACTGGCCCACAAGACGGGGCTTACCAAGAGAGTGTTACAG GTTTGGTTCCAGAATGCCCGTGCTAAGTACAGGCGGACAACCACAAAGAAGGACGACGAGAAATCAGAAAAGAATGCCTCTGAATGCGGAGGGGATCAGGCGTCACCTTCGCCTCAGCTTGACGACCAGGACAACATCAGTATCACCAGTAGTGGTGGGGGTGGCGGTAGCGGTAGTGGCAGCGACCCCAACGCTGACACCCTGTATGATGGCGACGATGATGATCAAGATAAGCTCTTGGATGACATCACAACCTACAGTGAGCTGAAGACCGCATCGCCTGCCGTTGCGGATGAAGTATCCACCATATCCTCGATGCCTGCATCGGCGCGAATGCTGCATGGTTTACATGGCCAACCCATCTCGGCGCCAGGCAATACCCACCATGGGATGGGCCTCATGCCGCATGGGTTTGTCGAGATCTTCAGCAACTCCGCATGA